Within Primulina tabacum isolate GXHZ01 chromosome 5, ASM2559414v2, whole genome shotgun sequence, the genomic segment TGTGTTAAGCCTAGCATCGGCATTCTTAAATTTATTGTAGTGTAGCAAACATACGCACCTGGAGCTATGTCTGTTCTTTGTGGTGAAAAACTTTTAACTTCCACTCATGCAACAAACATGTACGTATTTGACATTCTTCACGAGCAGGTTTCTTGTTTATTTCCCTCGTCTAAGAAAAGGGGAGAAAGGCCGATGCTTCTCTGTTCTTGTTTTATCGCCTTTATGTTTTTCTCACtcttgttaaatattttataaccaAGATCAGTAAGCATCATGTTCACTTCTAATATTTAATCAACAGAGAGATACACATGGTCTTACCGTAGAAAACAATGAGCTCAAACCGCGGTTACAAACTATGGAACAACAAGTGCAGTTGCAAGATGGTATGTTTCAGAACCTCTTAACTACTTACTCACGTAGGAACTTTAATTCGAGTTGCATTTTAAAAGCTCCTATGCATGCTCAAATCTATTTACTTTCCAGAATTTGTTGTTTGATGCTGATTGATGTCTTTTATATCCATTAAACCAGCGTTAAATGATGCCCTGAAGGAGGAGGTTCAGCTTCTTAAGGTGCTGACAGGACAGACGATTCCAAATGGTGGACCTATGCTGAATTTTCCTGCATCAACCTATGGAACCGAAAAGCCTTACTATAGTAACAACCAAGCTATGCATGCATTATTAACAGCTCAACAATTACAGCAGCTCCAATTACATTCCCAGAAGCAACAGAATCAGTTTAAACAGCACCAGATGCACCAATTTCAGCAGCAGCCACAACCCTCTATGCAGCTGCATCAACAAGCTGGGGACGTGAAGGCATCATCCATTCAAAAAGACATTGATCCAGATGCGTCGTCAAAGGATTAGAAATGGAAGCTGGGACATGTACCCGATGATGACCGAGGTCTGTACATCCCTAGAATTCTTGACGGTGGTCTGTTTCATATCTCAGTAAACCTTTGTTTAGTATGTTTTGTAATGTATATCTACATGATCTGGGATTTGTCTAGGCAGTGCAGTGAGCTTTAGTTGCATATCGAAGTTACTATGTTCGAGCTCGAGGATGAAATTCTTTGTGGCCTATAATgtttgttatttttgtttttgaaatatacatttattttcaatatgGCCAAATTTATCCCCTCTCGTCCCCTATATCTCAGTGCAATTCTTGTTATAATTAGTAGGCGTTATTTGGTTCTTCATGAGATTGGATGAGTGAGAGGGTGTacaatatgataaaaaaaattaagctgATACATAGGAATAAACAAGATTGTAAgactaattatttatatttggtatgatttttaaaaagtgGATTGAATTTGTTTGTTGGATTGTAACAATGAAATCATCCATATTATATATCCATATGTGCTATTTATATCATTATACGTGTGTCAGTGATATTACATGGTTACATTAATTGAATTTGACAAAAATACCCTTCTCcaattataattttgtttttttttttccatttaatgaaaaatatcttAACtacttttctaaataaatacctaacatttatgatattttttttaatgttatgtTTGTGTGATAAGTATACAGAGTATTATAAAATTGAAAATAGTtgagtttaaaaatatttttttaattttaaatttttttatattaaaaatgatacgattatttaaaaactgaaaataaaaataatataaatgaatatattattaaaatatgatagttatatattctatattaaaattatttttatgatattgttttaattaaaaGAAGGTcgattatttttgtatttttattgggatatttttttatttatcatcAATTATATTATGAAATCAAAATAGTTAttcatttatattatattattaaatttaagcACGTTATACTAACTAATTTTCGTACGTTAATGTGACATCAAAATTTCTTTACATTGTCTGAGTTCATTAGTAGTTTTTGTatatctatatattttttttttcgattttttcttcaagttatcaataatttttataaaagttCAAACTATCTCAATAAATATTATCTAAatctatgtatatcatatcttaataaaataatatttattttttacacaaaaattataaaaaaaaaggtATCTACTTGTAGGGCCCATAATCCCTACACGAGGACTGAGACAAGGAGATCCGTTATCACCTTATCTATTTGTTTTATGTGCATACGGTTTATCTGCTCTATTTACTTCGTATGAGGCAAGAGGGTGGATCCGGGGTGTGCGTGTTGCTTCATCTAGTCCATCGGTTTCTCATCTTTTCTTTGCGGACGATAGTTTGGTGTTCTTCAGGGCTTCGTTGGAAGAAGGGGCTCGTGTTAAAGAATGTCTACATGCCTATGAAAGAGCATCGGGTCAGTTGATTAACTATGATAAGTCAGCGCTATCCTTTAGCCCAAATACCAACTCATCTCTTATTGAGTCAATCAAAATGGTTTTGACCATTCCAGTAGTTCAAAGACATGATATCTACTTGGGACTACCCACGGTTTCGCTGAGAAGCAAGAGACTCCAATTCCGATATCTGGTGGACAGAGTGGTTAAGAGAACCCAAGGATGGGGACATAAATGTTTCTCGGTCGGGGGAAAGGAATTACTTATCAAATCTGTACTCCAATCTATCCCTACTTATGCTATGTCCTGCTTCAGAATTCCTAAGTCAATCTGTGATGAGATCGAGAAAGAATGTGCAAATTTCTGGTGGGGAGTGGAGAATGGAAAGAGGAAATTGCACTGGAAAACTTGGGATTTTCTATGCAAACCGAAAATGAGGGGAGGACTCGGCTTTCGAAAAATGGATGAATTTAACCGAGCACTGTTGGCCAATCAATTCTGGAGACTATTGCGAAATCCTGAATCCCTAGCAACCAAAGTCCTTAAGGGACGGTACTTTCGACATGGAGATATTATGACCGCAGGGACAGGTACCAATCCGTCATTTATTTGGAGATCTCTTGTCTGGAGCAGAGAAATTCTTGATAAGGGATTGATTTGGCGAGTTGGAAATGGACACTCAATAAGAATCTTTGAGGATAATTGGGTTCCAGGTTTGACATCAAAATTATGCATTCCCAATGAAACATGGCAGAATGATGCGAAAGTAGAGTCCTTGATTATAAATGGAGTTTGGGACACTTCGGCGATATTGCACAACTTCAATCCATTCATTGCCGAGAAAATAATACAGACTCCTCTTCTTGCTCAACATACTGGTGATACCAGATTTTGGCGTTTTGATACGAAAGGTCACTGCTCCGCGAGGGATGGTTATCGTCTACAGAGAGGTCTTTTTTCACCCCCGGGGAACCAATCAGAGCATTCAATGCAAAAATGGTGGTCCTTTATCTGGAGCCTCTCCATACCCCCGAAGGTACGCATTTTTTGGTGGCGGGTAGCCCATGATATCATTCCCACAAACCTAAATCTACTCCACCATCATGTGCCAGTTAGTGGGCAGTGTTACTTATGCTATTCCCAACATGATTCTACATGCCACTCATTATTTTTTTGTGAGGCTGTCAAGAAGCGATGGAAGGAGACAGAATATtactcaatgctaaaatctgTCAAAAGAGCCTGCACGATGGACTTGTGCTGTTGGATGAGCGAACAATTATCCcataagaattttgaaaattttgctaTACTATCCTGGGCAGTATGGAAAGAAAGGCTAAAGATCCTACATGGCAATGACGGGCTACTCAATGAAAGGGTAATTACTTGGAGCAATACCTTTCTAACCGAATTCCAAGCTGCTAAATCGACTCCTCGAAGTCCTCCTCAAGGGCGAGCTCTGACCAGCAAATGGAAGCCACCAGAAGCAAATGATTTAAAGATGAATGTTGTTGCATGCTTCAATGAACACCTGAATCGATACAGTATAGGTGGAGCACTACGAGACAACCAAGGTAGACTACTCCTGGCCTTTGGGAAACAAATTTCGAAACCAATATCAGTGCTTATGGGAGAACTAGAGGCAGTTCATGCAGGTATCAAGTTATTATATGACAAACATATCCATGATGTCCAAGTTACAACAGATTCCTTATTGGCAGTGCAAGCAGTCACGACCTTTAAGGATGACATTAGCTATGTAGGATTACGGGCTTCGGTAATCAAAGATCTGGTCCAGAAGCCGGTAGTGTCAAGTCTTACTTATGAGAATAGATTGGCTAATAATATGGCCCACAGTAttgctcatttttcttcttgctCCCACTCATCCTTTGTCTGGAAGAATGGCGAGTTTCCTCTGTGGCTAGTAAATCTTGTAACTCTTGATCTTTCTCAataaaattacaagtttttgctgtaaaaaaaaaaaggtatcTACTTTTCTAAATTGTTAAAACTGGTGTATATTAATCTATATTTCTTATTTAGTGAAATTAATGAAACACGAAAAATACATATATGGAAATAAAATCAAGAGTGAACAGATCTTgccacataaaaaaaaatctgaaaaagGTCAATTGCTTCGCTTTTCTAACTCAAATAGAATTTCATGCAGAATCCATGAAGGACTAGGATACATGAAATTATTGATTACTATAAATAACAATGatctttattatatttttccaTCCAAATCTTGTTCTTATTTCTTCTGAGCAAACTCCCATCTCTCAAGATTACAACGTGGAAATAAGCATAAAACAAGAAAAACTTGAAGCCTGCAATCATGCCAAGAATTAAGAAAAGATTATCCGGACAATATTCCTGCAAGGAAACTCAACGTGAGGTTTCAAGAATCGAAACGTTTCCGAATGAATTGGTTAGTAAGTTTTGGCTCGAGTAGCAGCATCTTCGGTTATCGATATAATTAACGTCAAGTCAAGGTATGGCTACATGAGTACGatcctatatttttttttatcataagtCTGAAAAAAAGTTTTAAAGATAATGTAATTTTTCTTCATTACATTAACTATTAGGATATCGAAGTTACTAtgttcgaggatgaaattcttTGTGGGCTATAATgtttgttatttttgtttttgaaatatacatttattttcaatatgGCCAAATTTATCTCCTCTCGTCCCCATTGTCTGGTATATCTCAATGCAATCCTTTTTATCATTAGTAGGCGTTATTTGGTTCTTGAGATTGGATGAGTGAGAGGATGTACAATAggataaaaaaataaactgataCATAGGAATAAACAAGATTGCATgactaattatttatgtttcgtatgatttttaaaaagtgGATTGAATTTGTTTGTTGGATTGTAACGAAGAA encodes:
- the LOC142547519 gene encoding putative transcription factor PosF21 isoform X1; this encodes MLDISSSRLPVFLTRIWANRQSAARSKERKMRYIAELERKVQTLQTEATSLSAQLTLLRRDTHGLTVENNELKPRLQTMEQQVQLQDALNDALKEEVQLLKVLTGQTIPNGGPMLNFPASTYGTEKPYYSNNQAMHALLTAQQLQQLQLHSQKQQNQFKQHQMHQFQQQPQPSMQLHQQAGDVKASSIQKDIDPDASSKD
- the LOC142547519 gene encoding putative transcription factor PosF21 isoform X2, whose translation is MRYIAELERKVQTLQTEATSLSAQLTLLRRDTHGLTVENNELKPRLQTMEQQVQLQDALNDALKEEVQLLKVLTGQTIPNGGPMLNFPASTYGTEKPYYSNNQAMHALLTAQQLQQLQLHSQKQQNQFKQHQMHQFQQQPQPSMQLHQQAGDVKASSIQKDIDPDASSKD